A portion of the Chloroflexota bacterium genome contains these proteins:
- a CDS encoding GTP-binding protein, with protein MSKEVFQRTKPHVNVGTIGHIDHGKTTLTAAITKTLALKGWA; from the coding sequence ATGTCCAAAGAGGTATTCCAGCGGACGAAGCCACATGTGAACGTTGGTACCATTGGTCACATTGACCACGGCAAGACGACCTTGACGGCAGCCATCACCAAGACACTCGCTCTGAAGGGGTGGGCTG
- the fusA gene encoding elongation factor G, whose translation MSESNPLSSYRNIGIIAHIDAGKTTTTERILFYSGRTYRLGNVDEGTTVTDWMEQERERGITITAAAITSVWRDHQINIIDTPGHIDFTAEVQRSLRVLDGGVVVFDAVAGVEPQSETVWRQADRYKVPRICFVNKMDRVGANFWRTVDMIRERLNANPIAIQLPIGREDQFQGAVDLIEEQAWIFSDKLGAKPEQVPVPADMESDVALHRERLIEALAETDDELMLKYLEGEEITPDEIRASLRNATIKSELVAVLCGTALRNKGVQPLLDAVVYYLPSPLDIPAIVGTNPFTGKEEARPPDPDGPLAALCFKIATDPYLGRLAYLRIYSGTMTKGKRYQNANKERKERIGHLVRMRANQREEISEVGAGDIAAVGGLKHTFTGETLCSPEAPIILETITFPEPVISIAIEPRTKADQDKLSQSLQRLAEEDPTFRVRYEEETGQTLIEGMGELHLEVLIDRMLREFGVRANIGRPQVAYRETIRRPVESEARYVRQTGGRGQYGVVKLELEPLPQGSGFEFEDKIRGGAIPREFIPSVQQGVREALESGGSSGYPLVDIRVKLVDGKYHDVDSSELAFKIAGSMALREGVRKAGPVLLEPIMAVEIVVPDTSTGDVIGELGARRGQIEGMEPHSSGLQAIRAFVPLAEMFGYATSLRSGTQGRGTFSMEFDHYASVSPEVRKRIFGGTY comes from the coding sequence ATGTCTGAATCCAATCCGCTAAGCAGCTATCGGAATATCGGCATCATTGCCCACATCGACGCGGGCAAGACGACCACCACCGAACGCATCCTGTTCTACTCTGGTCGTACCTATCGCCTGGGCAACGTCGACGAGGGCACGACGGTCACCGACTGGATGGAACAGGAACGTGAGCGTGGTATTACTATTACAGCTGCCGCGATCACCAGTGTTTGGCGTGATCACCAGATAAATATCATCGACACACCGGGGCACATCGATTTCACAGCCGAAGTCCAGCGCAGCCTGCGAGTGCTGGATGGCGGTGTCGTGGTCTTTGATGCCGTCGCAGGAGTCGAGCCCCAATCGGAAACCGTCTGGCGCCAGGCCGATCGCTACAAGGTACCGCGCATCTGCTTTGTCAACAAGATGGATCGAGTAGGCGCGAACTTCTGGCGAACCGTCGATATGATCCGAGAACGATTGAACGCCAATCCAATCGCCATTCAACTGCCGATCGGTCGGGAAGACCAGTTCCAGGGAGCCGTCGATCTCATTGAAGAACAAGCATGGATTTTCTCCGACAAACTGGGGGCAAAGCCGGAGCAAGTGCCGGTGCCGGCGGACATGGAGTCCGATGTGGCTCTGCACCGGGAGCGGTTAATCGAAGCGCTGGCGGAAACCGATGATGAGCTGATGCTCAAATACCTGGAGGGCGAGGAGATCACGCCCGACGAGATTCGGGCGAGCTTGAGGAATGCGACAATCAAGTCAGAGTTGGTGGCCGTATTGTGTGGAACGGCGCTGCGCAACAAAGGGGTGCAGCCATTGCTCGATGCCGTTGTCTATTATCTCCCTTCGCCTCTGGATATTCCTGCCATCGTGGGAACTAATCCCTTCACAGGCAAGGAAGAAGCCAGGCCACCCGATCCGGACGGCCCCCTGGCCGCCCTTTGCTTCAAGATCGCTACCGATCCCTACTTGGGCAGGCTCGCCTACCTGCGCATCTATTCCGGCACTATGACAAAGGGAAAAAGATACCAGAACGCCAACAAGGAACGCAAGGAGAGAATCGGCCATTTGGTTCGCATGCGGGCCAACCAGCGGGAAGAGATCAGCGAAGTCGGCGCCGGGGATATTGCCGCTGTTGGAGGTCTGAAGCACACCTTCACCGGGGAAACCCTGTGTTCGCCCGAAGCACCAATTATTCTGGAGACAATTACCTTTCCCGAGCCTGTCATCTCAATCGCCATCGAGCCTCGTACCAAGGCTGATCAGGACAAACTCAGCCAGTCGCTGCAACGTCTGGCCGAAGAAGATCCAACCTTCCGTGTCCGCTATGAAGAAGAGACCGGCCAGACGTTAATTGAGGGAATGGGTGAACTGCATCTGGAGGTCTTGATCGACCGCATGCTGCGCGAGTTTGGCGTTCGGGCCAATATCGGTCGACCTCAGGTTGCCTACCGCGAGACCATCCGACGGCCCGTCGAAAGCGAGGCCCGATACGTCCGGCAGACAGGAGGTCGAGGCCAGTACGGTGTCGTCAAGCTGGAATTGGAACCATTACCCCAGGGATCGGGCTTCGAATTCGAGGACAAGATCCGCGGCGGCGCAATACCCAGAGAGTTCATACCCTCGGTCCAGCAGGGAGTTCGGGAAGCGCTGGAGAGTGGCGGTTCAAGTGGCTATCCCCTGGTTGATATCAGGGTCAAACTGGTTGATGGCAAGTACCACGATGTGGACTCGTCTGAACTCGCCTTCAAGATCGCCGGATCCATGGCACTTCGCGAGGGTGTGAGGAAGGCAGGCCCGGTGTTGCTTGAGCCGATCATGGCCGTCGAAATCGTGGTACCGGATACTTCTACCGGTGACGTGATTGGTGAACTTGGCGCCCGGCGGGGCCAGATAGAAGGAATGGAGCCCCATTCGTCGGGTTTGCAGGCCATTCGGGCGTTTGTGCCATTAGCGGAAATGTTTGGGTACGCTACCAGCCTGCGATCTGGTACCCAGGGACGCGGAACCTTCTCGATGGAATTTGACCATTATGCTTCGGTTTCCCCCGAGGTTCGCAAACGTATCTTTGGCGGCACGTATTAG
- the rpsG gene encoding 30S ribosomal protein S7: MRRNRAPRREILPDAKYNNAALAKFINRIMFDGKKSTAQRVVYGSFDIIAERTGKPPIEVFEQAVQNASPTVEVKPRRVGGATYQIPIEVAPNRRQALAHRWLIGNARRRPGKSMAQKLASELMDASNNTGATIKKKEDTHRMADANRAFAHYRWGRK; the protein is encoded by the coding sequence ATGCGACGCAATAGAGCTCCCCGTAGGGAAATCTTGCCTGATGCCAAGTACAACAATGCAGCGCTGGCCAAGTTCATCAATCGCATCATGTTTGACGGCAAAAAGAGTACAGCCCAACGCGTGGTCTATGGTTCCTTTGACATCATTGCCGAGCGAACTGGAAAGCCGCCGATCGAGGTATTTGAACAGGCCGTTCAGAATGCTTCGCCGACGGTCGAGGTCAAACCTCGTCGTGTTGGTGGCGCCACCTATCAGATTCCCATCGAGGTAGCTCCGAATCGGCGACAGGCACTGGCCCATCGCTGGCTGATCGGCAACGCTCGGCGGCGGCCTGGCAAATCCATGGCGCAGAAGCTCGCCAGTGAACTTATGGACGCTTCCAACAACACGGGCGCGACCATCAAGAAAAAGGAAGACACCCACCGGATGGCCGACGCAAATCGAGCTTTTGCACATTACCGTTGGGGCAGAAAATAG
- the rpsL gene encoding 30S ribosomal protein S12, with protein sequence MPTINQLVRKGRKPKPAKEKAPALRYTHNSIKSRTRRMPKGCPQKRGVCTQVRTTTPKKPNSALRKIARVRLSNGIEVTAYIPGEGHRLQEHSVVLVRGGRVKDLPGVRYHIVRGALDSTGVEDRKRGRSKYGAKRPKK encoded by the coding sequence TTGCCAACCATAAATCAGCTCGTTCGCAAGGGCCGCAAGCCAAAGCCGGCCAAGGAAAAGGCCCCTGCGCTTCGCTACACCCATAACTCGATCAAATCTCGCACCCGCAGGATGCCCAAGGGTTGTCCGCAGAAGCGTGGCGTATGCACCCAGGTACGCACGACAACACCAAAAAAACCCAACTCGGCTCTGCGCAAGATCGCCCGCGTGCGCCTCTCCAACGGAATCGAAGTGACCGCTTACATTCCTGGTGAAGGACATCGCCTTCAGGAGCACTCCGTGGTGCTGGTGCGTGGTGGTCGTGTCAAGGACCTTCCAGGTGTCCGCTACCACATCGTTCGTGGTGCTTTGGACAGTACCGGAGTTGAGGATCGCAAACGCGGACGCTCAAAATATGGCGCTAAGCGCCCAAAGAAGTAG
- a CDS encoding DNA-directed RNA polymerase subunit beta' gives MEVNDFDAIRISLASPEQIKDWSFGEVTKPETINYRTLRPERDGLFCERIFGPTKDWECYCGKYKRVRYKGITCDKCGVEVAPSRVRRERMGHIDLASPVSHIWYVKGVPSRLGLLLDISPRNLERVLYFAQYIITYVDEDQRNRVLQRQEKDLAMRLTRLDSEIDSQILEIEQRRDAAIATLDEEEEKDLAELAERLEQESNAVITETRNVTTQLENRMGKTAEETIQLSWTDSPIVQGGKTVEHSHLDMVNEAAQEQLSEIDAEISDERALLQERTAGKRDLVRNTADQEIMDIQETRDVQADALRTSMEEELAELKSIQERQLLTESRYQELADSWGNVFRAGMGAEAVLDIVSRMNLEKMGKELRQEIKTSRSKQRRKKAAKQLRVVEAFRKSGNRPEWMILTMLPVIPPDLRPMVQLDGGRFATSDLNDLYRRVINRNNRLRRLLELGAPDVIVRNEKRMLQEAVDSLIDNGRRGRAVSRSGKRKLKSLSDMLKGKQGRFRRNLLGKRVDYSGRSVIVIGPDLQLHQCGLPKKMALELFKPFVMRRLVEFNHAHNIKSAKRMVDRVDPAVWDVLDDITRERPVLLNRAPTLHRLGIQAFEVVLIEGNAIQLHPLACTAFNADFDGDQMAVHVPLSEMAVREARELMLSTRNLLKPASGEPIVGPSKDMVLGVYYLTTVMPGARGEGKVFADFDEVLMAQSLGIVDLRASIKTRFTTPLDEVGLDTIELSSRVLDALESGGISTVGQALDALAQKSDSALTDEISGFGAKGLEELKHQLRSHGYSAARWPKDRLIETTPGRVIFNLGLPENLHFVNEVLDKKQVNNLVGECYDLLGQEETAKMVDVVKEMGFRYATRSGFTIAVSDIEVPEIKADILVNTAKEVEQAERQYRRGLITEDEKYNRVVELWTRATDDITQAVREQLDPLEGIGAMATSGATKGGVTPIRQLAGMRGLMADPSGRIIPLPIRSNFREGLTALEYFLSTHGARKGLADTALRTADAGYLTRRLVDVAQDVIITEEDCGTTAGIWISAAESQKIGEKLGERLVGRMAAAPISDPNTGEVIVESNQMIEESEVDLIEASGVERAFVRSPLTCQTQVGLCKYCYGRDLGRGWLVELGEAVGTIAAQSIGEPGTQLTLRTFHTGGVAGGEDITQGLPRVEELFEARNPKGEAVISEIDGIVSAPWDGEQRMIKVTDSRLIRKTIEIPAGAELVVKDGDRVQDGTLLARFGEDNEVLAITDGTVFLEEQDDGTIIATIRREETDEWSEAIPPSTRLRVDQGDWVAAGTQLTEGAKNPKEVLRIQGREACQVYLLEEVQKVYRSQGVGIHDKHIEVVVRQMLRKVQVLSAGDSEFLPGELIDRFIFEYVNNQIIAEGGEPSQAEIVLLGVTKASLNTESFLAAASFQETTRVLTEAAVRGKYDHLRGLKENVIIGKLIPVGTGFHARQAKLAEEKEAREAQLAAEEAAAMEQDLDGGDDGQLLSITDDKLAEALGLLSQLPDFGELPDKPAD, from the coding sequence GTGGAAGTTAACGATTTTGATGCCATTCGAATCTCTCTGGCTTCGCCTGAACAGATCAAGGATTGGAGCTTTGGCGAGGTTACCAAGCCGGAGACCATCAACTATCGCACTCTGCGTCCGGAACGAGATGGTTTGTTCTGTGAGCGCATCTTCGGGCCCACCAAGGACTGGGAATGCTACTGCGGAAAGTACAAGCGAGTACGATACAAGGGAATTACGTGCGACAAGTGCGGTGTCGAAGTGGCTCCCAGCAGAGTGCGCCGCGAGCGCATGGGCCACATCGATCTGGCCAGCCCTGTCAGCCATATCTGGTATGTCAAGGGGGTCCCCAGTCGCCTTGGACTACTGCTGGACATCTCGCCGCGCAACCTGGAGCGCGTTCTCTACTTCGCCCAATACATCATTACTTATGTCGATGAAGACCAGCGAAATCGGGTCCTCCAACGTCAGGAAAAAGATCTGGCGATGCGTCTGACCCGGTTAGACAGCGAGATCGACAGCCAGATCCTTGAGATCGAGCAACGCCGCGACGCTGCCATTGCCACCCTGGACGAGGAAGAAGAGAAAGACCTGGCAGAATTGGCCGAGCGTCTCGAGCAAGAATCGAACGCGGTCATCACGGAAACACGTAACGTGACCACCCAGCTGGAGAACCGGATGGGCAAAACCGCGGAGGAAACGATTCAGCTCTCCTGGACCGACTCGCCTATCGTTCAGGGCGGGAAGACGGTGGAGCATTCCCACCTGGACATGGTCAACGAAGCTGCCCAGGAACAACTAAGTGAAATCGACGCCGAAATTTCCGACGAGCGAGCCTTGCTGCAGGAACGTACTGCAGGCAAGCGTGACCTTGTGCGCAATACCGCCGATCAGGAGATTATGGATATCCAGGAAACCAGGGATGTCCAGGCCGACGCCCTGCGAACCTCCATGGAAGAGGAGCTCGCGGAGCTCAAGTCGATTCAGGAGCGGCAATTGTTGACCGAGTCCCGTTATCAGGAACTGGCCGACAGCTGGGGAAATGTTTTCCGAGCGGGCATGGGTGCCGAGGCGGTTCTTGATATCGTTTCACGCATGAACCTGGAGAAGATGGGCAAGGAACTGCGCCAGGAGATTAAAACCAGCCGGTCCAAGCAGCGCCGAAAGAAAGCCGCCAAACAGTTGCGCGTCGTTGAGGCCTTCCGGAAGTCGGGCAACCGGCCCGAGTGGATGATCCTGACAATGTTGCCTGTCATTCCGCCAGACCTGCGCCCCATGGTCCAATTGGACGGCGGCCGGTTTGCGACCTCGGACCTGAACGACCTGTACCGTCGAGTGATCAACCGAAACAATCGGTTGCGCAGGCTCCTGGAGTTGGGTGCTCCTGACGTAATCGTGCGCAACGAAAAACGCATGTTGCAGGAAGCCGTAGATAGTCTCATTGACAACGGCCGCCGGGGCCGCGCGGTAAGCCGCAGCGGCAAACGGAAACTGAAGTCGTTATCTGATATGCTGAAGGGAAAACAAGGGCGCTTCCGCCGCAATCTGTTGGGCAAGCGCGTTGACTACTCGGGTCGCTCGGTCATTGTGATCGGTCCTGATCTGCAGCTTCACCAGTGCGGCCTTCCCAAAAAGATGGCTCTGGAGCTGTTCAAACCCTTCGTCATGCGACGGCTGGTGGAATTCAACCATGCCCACAATATCAAGAGCGCCAAACGCATGGTCGATCGCGTCGACCCGGCCGTTTGGGATGTGCTGGATGATATTACCAGAGAAAGGCCGGTTCTGTTGAACCGCGCACCAACCCTGCACCGGTTGGGCATTCAGGCCTTCGAGGTAGTGCTGATCGAAGGTAACGCCATCCAGCTTCATCCGCTGGCCTGTACGGCCTTCAACGCCGACTTCGATGGCGACCAGATGGCCGTTCACGTGCCTCTCTCCGAGATGGCAGTGCGTGAGGCGCGCGAGCTGATGCTCTCAACCCGCAACTTGCTTAAGCCTGCCAGCGGCGAACCGATCGTCGGCCCCTCCAAGGACATGGTTTTAGGCGTCTATTACCTGACGACTGTCATGCCGGGAGCCAGGGGTGAGGGCAAAGTTTTTGCAGATTTTGACGAGGTGTTGATGGCCCAAAGCCTTGGCATCGTCGATCTTCGGGCCAGCATCAAAACTCGCTTCACGACGCCGCTGGACGAGGTCGGCCTCGATACCATCGAACTGAGTTCTCGCGTGCTGGATGCTCTCGAGAGCGGCGGCATTTCCACCGTCGGACAGGCGCTGGATGCCCTCGCGCAAAAGAGCGATAGCGCTTTGACCGATGAAATCAGTGGATTCGGTGCCAAGGGCCTGGAGGAGCTGAAACACCAGTTACGCTCGCATGGCTACTCGGCTGCCAGGTGGCCAAAGGATCGGCTCATCGAGACCACGCCAGGACGGGTGATCTTCAACCTTGGACTGCCGGAAAATCTGCACTTCGTCAATGAGGTCCTGGACAAGAAACAGGTCAACAACCTGGTAGGTGAGTGCTACGACCTTCTTGGCCAGGAAGAAACCGCCAAGATGGTGGACGTTGTCAAGGAGATGGGCTTCCGCTACGCGACCCGCAGTGGTTTCACGATCGCTGTCAGTGATATCGAGGTACCAGAAATTAAAGCGGACATCCTCGTTAACACCGCCAAAGAGGTAGAGCAGGCAGAACGACAATATCGCCGGGGCCTGATCACAGAGGATGAAAAGTACAACCGCGTTGTCGAACTGTGGACCCGCGCCACCGATGATATCACACAGGCAGTCCGCGAGCAGCTCGATCCGTTGGAGGGAATTGGTGCCATGGCGACCAGCGGCGCTACCAAGGGTGGCGTTACCCCTATTCGCCAGCTGGCGGGCATGCGAGGGCTCATGGCCGATCCCTCGGGCCGGATTATCCCACTGCCGATCCGGTCCAACTTCCGGGAAGGCCTGACAGCCCTGGAGTACTTCCTGAGTACCCATGGCGCTCGCAAGGGCTTGGCGGACACAGCCTTACGCACCGCTGATGCAGGCTACCTCACGCGACGCCTGGTGGATGTGGCGCAGGATGTCATCATCACCGAGGAAGACTGCGGAACCACTGCAGGTATATGGATAAGCGCCGCTGAAAGTCAAAAAATCGGTGAGAAGCTCGGCGAACGGCTTGTTGGTCGTATGGCTGCAGCACCGATCAGTGACCCCAACACCGGTGAAGTAATCGTTGAGAGCAACCAGATGATCGAGGAAAGCGAGGTCGACCTGATCGAGGCGTCCGGCGTCGAGCGAGCATTCGTGCGCTCTCCCTTGACCTGTCAAACCCAGGTAGGGCTCTGCAAATACTGCTACGGCCGCGATCTCGGTCGAGGGTGGTTGGTAGAGTTGGGTGAAGCCGTCGGCACCATCGCAGCGCAGTCCATCGGCGAACCGGGCACGCAGCTGACGCTGCGAACCTTCCACACAGGCGGTGTGGCCGGCGGTGAGGATATCACCCAGGGTCTTCCCCGTGTTGAGGAGCTCTTTGAGGCTCGTAACCCCAAGGGCGAGGCTGTGATCAGTGAGATTGACGGCATCGTAAGTGCCCCGTGGGACGGCGAGCAACGGATGATCAAGGTCACCGACTCCCGTCTCATTCGCAAGACGATTGAAATCCCTGCCGGCGCGGAGCTGGTGGTTAAAGACGGGGATCGCGTCCAGGATGGCACATTGCTGGCACGCTTCGGTGAGGACAACGAAGTACTGGCCATTACAGATGGCACCGTCTTCCTTGAAGAACAGGATGACGGCACGATCATTGCCACAATACGACGCGAAGAGACAGACGAGTGGAGTGAAGCGATTCCTCCATCAACCAGGCTGCGGGTCGACCAGGGCGATTGGGTCGCGGCGGGCACTCAGCTAACTGAGGGTGCAAAGAATCCCAAGGAAGTCCTGCGAATCCAGGGCCGGGAGGCTTGCCAGGTTTATCTTTTGGAAGAAGTCCAGAAGGTATATCGCTCCCAAGGTGTTGGCATTCACGACAAACATATCGAGGTTGTGGTGCGCCAGATGTTGCGAAAGGTGCAGGTGCTTTCGGCAGGTGACAGCGAATTTCTGCCCGGCGAACTCATCGATCGCTTTATCTTCGAGTATGTCAACAACCAGATCATCGCCGAAGGGGGTGAACCTTCTCAGGCGGAAATTGTGCTGCTTGGTGTAACCAAAGCTTCGTTGAACACCGAGAGCTTCCTGGCAGCCGCTTCCTTCCAGGAAACGACACGGGTCTTGACCGAAGCCGCCGTCAGGGGCAAGTATGATCACCTGCGCGGCCTCAAGGAAAACGTCATCATCGGTAAACTGATTCCGGTCGGAACCGGTTTCCATGCTCGACAAGCGAAGCTGGCGGAGGAAAAGGAAGCCAGAGAAGCCCAACTGGCTGCTGAAGAAGCGGCGGCGATGGAACAGGATCTCGACGGCGGCGATGATGGGCAACTTCTGTCCATTACGGACGACAAGCTGGCTGAGGCCCTTGGCCTGCTCTCGCAGCTTCCTGACTTTGGAGAATTACCCGACAAGCCGGCTGACTGA